In Parabacteroides timonensis, the genomic stretch AAGGGAAGAACGTATCGAGGGCGATGCTGAAAGGGCTGGAAAAGCGCAAGCACAACCTTGAAGCGAAGTTGGAGAAGGTGGAACATGCCATCAAATCGCGCACGGACGATGTGGTGGACTTCAAGCAGATGGGTATCGACCATATCTTTATTGACGAGAGCCACCAGTTCAAGAACCTTACCTTCAACACCCGGCACGACCGTGTGGCAGGCTTGGGAAACTCGGAAGGAAGCCAGAAAGCCCTGAACATGCTCTTTGCCATACGCACCATACAGGAGCGGACGGGCAAGGACTTGGGGGCTACATTCCTTTCGGGAACGACCATCAGCAACTCGCTGACGGAACTGTACCTGCTTTTCAAGTACCTGCGCCCGAAGGAACTGGAACGGCAGGACATCCGCTGCTTCGACGCATGGGCTGCAATCTTCGCCAAGAAGACCACCGACTTCGAGTTCAACGTGACGAACAACATCGTGCAGAAGGAGCGTTTCCGATACTTCATCAAGGTGCCGGAGCTTGCCGCCTTCTACAACGAGATAACCGACTACCGCACGGCGGAGGATGTGGGCGTGGACAGACCTCACAAGAACGAGATACTGCACCACATCCCGCCCACGCCCGACCAGGAGTATTTCATCAGGCAACTGATGGAGTTTGCCAAGACGGGCGATGCTACCCTATTGGGCAGGCTGCCGCTTTCGGAAACGGAGGAGAAGGCGAAGATGCTTATCGCTACCGACTACGCCCGGAAGATGGCTCTCGATATGCGGATGATTGATCCGAACTATGAAGACCACCCCGACAACAAGGCGAGCCACTGCGCCAAGATGATAGCGGAATATTACCACAAGTACGAGGCGCACCGTGGAACACAGTTCGTGTTTTCCGATCTGGGTACGTACCAGCCGGGCGACGGGTGGAACGTGTACAGCGAGATAAAGCGGAAACTGACGGAGGACTACGGCATACCGGCAAACGAAGTCCGCTTCATTCAGGAGTGCAAGACCGACAAGGCACGCAAGGCGGTGATAGACGCCATGAACGCCGGGACGGTGCGTGTACTGTTCGGCTCCACCTCCATGCTCGGGACGGGTGTGAACGCGCAGAAACGGTGTGTGGCTATCCATCATCTCGATACGCCGTGGCGCCCGTCCGACCTGCAACAGCGTGACGGACGGGGAGTCAGGGCAGGCAACGAGATTGCTAAGCTATACGCTGACAATCAGGTGGATGTGATTATCTATGCGGTGGAGAAATCCCTTGATTCCTACAAGTTCAACCTGCTCCACTGCAAGCAGACTTTTATATCACAGCTTAAAAGTGGCGCGTTGGGCGCACGTACCATCGACGAGGGGGCGATGGACGAGAAGTCGGGCATGAACTTCTCGGAATACATGGCATTGCTCTCCGGCAACACCGACCTGCTCGACAAGGCGAAGTTGGAAAAGAAGATAGCCTCGCTCGAAGGGGAGCGCAAGTCGTTCAACAAGGGCAGGCGGGATTCGGAGTTCAAGCTGGAATCCAAGACGGGCGAACTTCGCAACAACACGGCGGTCATCGAAGCCATGACGGAGGACTGGAACAAGTTCCTTGCCGCCGTCAAGACGGACAAGGAAGGCAACCGCCTGAATGCGGTCAAGGTGGATGGCGTCAATTCCACCGATGAGAAAGTTATCGGAAAGCGTTTGCAGGAGATAGCCAAGAACGCCGCGACGGGAGGTCTGTACAAGCCTGTCGGAGAGATTTACGGTTTCCCCATCAAAGTGGTCAGCGAGCGGACGCTCAAAGAGGGACTGGAGTTTACCGACAACCGTTTCGTGGTGGAGGGGAACTACAAGTACACCTACAACAACGGGCATCTGGCGATGGCTGACCCGGTAGCCGCCGCACGCAACTTCCTGAACGCGCTGGAGAAGATACCCTCCACCATCGACCAGTACAAGGCGAAAAACGAGGTATTGGAGCGTGAGGTTCCGCAGTTGCAGGAGATAGCGGGTAAGGTATGGAAGAAGGAGGACGAGCTGAAACAGCTCAAATCAGAACTTGCCGCACTTGACCGGAAGATTCAGCTGGAACTTGCACCACCTATGCCCGAAACCACTGAAAAGGAGAACGACGGGCAGAAGGTTAAGCCGGTTGCGGAAAGTGTATGGAACATACCACCGCAGCACACCGAAGAAGTACCGCAGACACGCAGTCCAATGAATGAACGCAGTCCAGCGGGGAATTTCATTGCCGACCATATCATTATTGGACATCCAGGGTTTCAACTAAAAAATGAAAATCAACCTAAAGGGATTAAAATATAAAAGAGAGGCTGTCTCAAAATAGAATTGCAAAAGTAAAAATCTTATAGATTGAAACTTTGAAATAAAAAATCTCCTGCTTTAGCCCTTAATTACTTCAATTATAGGACTAAAAATAGGAGATTTTTATGTAGTAACTTATAGATTATAAGACTATCTCTGTTTTTCATTTTGAGACAGCCTCTTTCATTTACGAATACAATACCTGCAATTTTATTATATACGTTTTAATACTTTCGCCGGATTACCGCCTACCACCGTGTTGTCCTCCACGTCTTTCGTCACCACCGCTCCTGCACCGACTACGGCATTCTCGCCCACAGTGATACCCGGCAGGATGGTCGCTCCCGCGCCTATCCAGCAGTTGCGTTTCAGGCGGACGGGCTTGCAGGTAAGCACGGCATGGTCGTGGAGGTCGTGGTTGTTAGAGATAATCTGGACGTTGGCGGCTACCAGCACGTCGTCCTCGATGGTGATGCCGCCGGCCGCCATGAAGAGGGCGTTGTTCATCACGGTGACGTTCCTGCCGATCTTCACGCTGTTGCCGCGCACTACGGTCACAGGCGGCATCACGCGGCTGTTCTCGCCGATATTACCCAAAAACAATTCCCGCACCAACGCATCGTACTCCTTCGTACCGGGCATGGTGTGGTTTATCTTGAAACACAGTTGCATGCTGCGGAGGCTCTCCGCAGGATCGGCCTCTTCGGGTTTGCGCATGTCTATTCTGACTTCTTCCATTTCGTTATTTATTATTGGGGTTAAACTTCTTATCATATTCCAGAAGAAAACGCACCAGTTCGGGGTTGCGGTGCGACCATTGGAAATCCTGCGGTCGGTCGAGCGGCCGGATGGACTGCATCTCGGCATCGGTCAGCGCGAAGTCGAACACGTCCAGGTTCTGCCGCATACGCTCGACGTGCGTGGATTTGGGTATGGCGATGATACCGCGCTGTATCAAATAGCGCAATGCCACCTGCGTTACGCTCTTGCCGTGGTTTTCGGCAATCCCTTTCAGCACCGAATTGCTGAACAACTCCTCGTTCGCCTGCGCGATGGGTGCCCAAGCCATGATTTTCGTACCGTATTTACTGATCTCCTGCTCCATGTCCCATTGCTGGCTGAATACGTTGGTGCGGAGTTGGTTCACGGCGGGCTTTATCTCCACGTTCTCGGCCAAGTCCACGAACCGGTCAGGATAGAAGTTGCTCACTCCGATGGCGCGCACCTTGCCTGATTTGACGGCATTTTCCATAGCCCGGTATGTGCCGTAATAATCGGCGAACGGCTGGTGGATAAGTAACAGGTCGATGTAGTCGGTACGCAGTTTGCGCAGCGATTCGTCAATACTCTTGGCAGCTTTTTCTTCTCCGGCATTGCTGACCCACACTTTGGTGGTGATGAAAAGCTCGTTGCGCGGCACGCCGCATTTGTCGATTGCCCGGCCAACACCTTCTTCGTTGTAATAGGCCTGTGCCGTGTCGATGAGCCGGTAGCCTGTGCCGATGGCATCGAGCACACAACGTTCGCACTCTTCGGGGCTGACGAGATAGACACCGTAGCCCACTTGCGGCATCTCGATGCCGTTGTTCAATGTAATAGTTTGCATAATTTATAAGTATCTTCGGATTTTTAGTTCACATTCATCATATTGGCCCGGTAATCGTTCGGCGTGCATCCTTCCATCTTCTTGAACCAACGGGTAAAGTGCTGCGGATAGGGAAAACCGAGGCTGTCGGAAATCTGGCTGATACTTTTCGAGGTGGTGAGTATGCGCTCCTTGGCTACATCCAATGCCTTCTGCTGGATATGTTTCAAGGCAGACATCCCGGTCTCCTTTTTCACAAGGTCGCTGAAATAGTTGGTGGAGAGGCATAGCTTGTCGGCGCACCATTGCACGGTGGGGATGCCTCCCTTAGTCGGCTGCTCGGAGTTGAAGTAATCCCCGAGTAGTTCCTCGAAGCGTGCCAAAAGGTCGCTGTTCATGTTCTCGCGTGTAATGAACTGCCGGTCGTAAAAACGGATGCAGCGGTCGAGCAGCAGCTTGATGGTATCGATAATCAATGCTCGGCTATGCTTGTCGATAGGATGGCGCAGCTCCTCCTCGATGCCCTTCATGCAACCGATGACCACCTCGCGCTCCTGTTCCGACAAGTGCAGCGCCTCGCTGGCATTGTACGAGAAATAGGAGTAGTTTTTCATGATGGATGCCAGCGGCGTCCCACGCAGGAACTCGGGATGAAAGGCCAGTACCCACCCTTCCGGCTGATGGAGCTGTCCGTCATCCTCCGATCCCATCACCTGACCGGGCGCGAGGAAAAGCATGGTGCCTT encodes the following:
- a CDS encoding acyltransferase, producing MEEVRIDMRKPEEADPAESLRSMQLCFKINHTMPGTKEYDALVRELFLGNIGENSRVMPPVTVVRGNSVKIGRNVTVMNNALFMAAGGITIEDDVLVAANVQIISNNHDLHDHAVLTCKPVRLKRNCWIGAGATILPGITVGENAVVGAGAVVTKDVEDNTVVGGNPAKVLKRI
- a CDS encoding aldo/keto reductase yields the protein MQTITLNNGIEMPQVGYGVYLVSPEECERCVLDAIGTGYRLIDTAQAYYNEEGVGRAIDKCGVPRNELFITTKVWVSNAGEEKAAKSIDESLRKLRTDYIDLLLIHQPFADYYGTYRAMENAVKSGKVRAIGVSNFYPDRFVDLAENVEIKPAVNQLRTNVFSQQWDMEQEISKYGTKIMAWAPIAQANEELFSNSVLKGIAENHGKSVTQVALRYLIQRGIIAIPKSTHVERMRQNLDVFDFALTDAEMQSIRPLDRPQDFQWSHRNPELVRFLLEYDKKFNPNNK
- a CDS encoding helix-turn-helix domain-containing protein, whose protein sequence is MSEITRIDTVQQYNDYFGVETLHPLVSLIDGRKAKPLRFCHKLYNVYSVLLKDADCGNLRYGRSIYDYQKGTMLFLAPGQVMGSEDDGQLHQPEGWVLAFHPEFLRGTPLASIMKNYSYFSYNASEALHLSEQEREVVIGCMKGIEEELRHPIDKHSRALIIDTIKLLLDRCIRFYDRQFITRENMNSDLLARFEELLGDYFNSEQPTKGGIPTVQWCADKLCLSTNYFSDLVKKETGMSALKHIQQKALDVAKERILTTSKSISQISDSLGFPYPQHFTRWFKKMEGCTPNDYRANMMNVN